One window from the genome of Musa acuminata AAA Group cultivar baxijiao chromosome BXJ1-4, Cavendish_Baxijiao_AAA, whole genome shotgun sequence encodes:
- the LOC135652767 gene encoding MDIS1-interacting receptor like kinase 2-like: MASQLHNWRLLSTTLLLLLLLSLHLVSVTASLGSQARTLLHWKSTLHGQQFLESWNLSSNPCNWTGVTCNLTHRGRPVITDMSLPNMSLEGPLDALNFSTLRSLVGLNLSYNQLDGVIPPTISALSNLVYLDLIGNRFTGKLPVEIGSMKALQFLYLNKNQLSGCVPPSLGNLTGLLHLHLRDNQLTGFIPQELGRLQKLMHLTLGKNQLSGFIPPSLGNLTNLYQLSLYQNHLSGFIPRELGNLLNLVQLGLFNNSLTGHIPFFMGRNQTKLEKLYLGVNELSGFIPPEIGNLNELTQLFLPDNQISGPIPSTFGNLTQLMGMDLHDNQLFGSIPPSLGNLRNLTDLSLFNNRLSGRLPAELNNITGLTSLLLSDNFFSGDLPSNICKGRTLQYLSLSNNSFRGQLPGTLKNCTGLIRVRLEQNQLTGDISQLLGVYPHLSYMDLRFNRLSGALPPDWGRWDNLTFLAISNNNITGAIPPEFGNLKELRELDLSSNYIQGEIPKSLGRLPHLYKLNLSCNRLGGEVRIEFGRMPDLEILDLSVNSLTGRIPSQIGICLKLRSLKLNGNKFGGGIPAEISSLEYLQDALDISHNSLTGEIPSQFSKFTMLQILNLSHNNLSGGLPSSLSAMISLLIIDVSYNELEGAVPESPVFRKAPAKWFVHNKGLCGVVKGLPPCLSYTARKDDGSKHHRAIISAIIASVVVLFILLVFLGAFSLFQKTKKHSMPSENNGNKEGMTFCVFNFDGRYAYKDIVAATEDFNEKYCIGSGAYGSVYRAELASGQMLAVKKIHLQEDETTSNEQSFQNEIHTLTQIRHRNIVKLYGFCSSARHKFLVYEYMERGSLGSLLRSEAAAAELDWVKRVNIVKDVARALSYMHHDCDQPIVHRDITTNNILLDSELKACVSDFGIARLLKPDSSNWSMLAGTYGYLAPELAYEMRVTTKCDVYSFGVVTLELLIGGHGEGLVSVLSLPSSPKNTLVKYVLDQRPSLPTTEVADEVAAVLRLALCCVEHDPESRPTMKQVFGTLSTVNTLPSLPSLDVLKLSDLMNAKI; this comes from the exons ATGGCATCCCAGCTGCACAACTGGCGGCTCCTCTCCACCActctcctcctcctgctgctgctcTCTCTTCATCTTGTCTCGGTGACAGCTTCACTCGGGTCACAAGCGAGAACCCTACTCCACTGGAAGTCCACCCTTCACGGCCAGCAATTCCTTGAATCCTGGAATCTCAGCTCTAATCCGTGCAATTGGACTGGAGTTACGTGCAACCTTACGCACAGAGGACGCCCTGTCATCACCGACATGTCCCTGCCGAACATGAGCTTAGAAGGGCCACTCGATGCTCTCAACTTCTCAACGCTGAGATCACTCGTCGGTCTCAACCTCTCCTACAACCAGCTCGACGGCGTCATTCCTCCGACCATCTCGGCTCTCTCCAACCTTGTATATCTTGATCTCATAGGCAACCGGTTCACGGGCAAACTCCCGGTCGAAATAGGCTCCATGAAGGCGCTCCAGTTCCTATATCTCAATAAGAATCAGTTAAGTGGTTGTGTCCCTCCATCCTTGGGCAATCTTACCGGGCTTCTGCACTTGCACCTGCGAGATAATCAACTTACAGGTTTCATACCTCAGGAGCTTGGAAGACTTCAGAAGTTGATGCATCTTACACTTGGGAAGAACCAACTATCTGGCTTCATCCCTCCCAGTTTAGGGAACTTGACGAACCTATACCAGTTGTCTCTCTATCAAAATCATCTCTCGGGATTCATCCCCAGAGAATTGGGAAATCTATTAAACCTTGTGCAACTTGGGCTCTTCAATAATAGTCTAACAGGTCATATCCCTTTCTTTATGGGAAGAAATCAAACTAAATTAGAGAAACTTTATCTTGGGGTTAATGAATTGTCAGGCTTTATCCCTCCGGAAATAGGAAATCTAAATGAGTTAACCCAACTTTTTCTGCCCGACAACCAAATCTCCGGGCCGATACCATCCACTTTCGGAAACCTGACCCAGCTCATGGGTATGGATCTCCATGACAACCAGCTTTTCGGTTCAATTCCTCCATCCCTCGGTAACTTAAGGAACCTCACTGACCTAAGCTTGTTCAATAATCGGTTGTCTGGTCGATTGCCTGCCGAGTTAAACAACATCACAGGTTTGACATCGCTTCTTTTGTCAGACAACTTCTTCTCCGGTGACTTGCCTTCAAACATATGCAAAGGAAGAACCCTACAGTATCTCTCACTGAGCAACAACAGCTTCAGAGGTCAACTTCCCGGGACCTTAAAGAACTGTACGGGATTGATCAGAGTCCGTCTCGAGCAAAACCAACTCACCGGGGATATATCACAACTTCTTGGAGTGTAtccacatctttcttatatggaTTTAAGATTCAATAGGCTGTCAGGTGCACTCCCACCGGACTGGGGAAGATGGGACAATCTCACATTCCTGGCAATCTCAAATAACAACATCACCGGAGCCATTCCACCAGAATTCGGCAATCTAAAAGAACTACGAGAACTGGACCTTTCTTCCAACTACATACAGGGGGAGATTCCAAAGAGCTTGGGCAGGTTACCTCATCTCTACAAGCTGAACCTGAGCTGCAATCGACTCGGCGGAGAGGTACGAATAGAGTTTGGAAGGATGCCCGACCTTGAAATCCTTGATCTATCAGTTAACAGCTTGACAGGAAGAATACCGTCTCAAATAGGCATTTGTCTCAAGCTCCGCTCCCTGAAGCTTAATGGCAACAAGTTCGGCGGAGGAATTCCTGCAGAGATCAGCAGCCTGGAGTACCTTCAAGACGCATTGGACATCAGCCACAACTCACTAACGGGTGAGATACCCTCACAGTTCAGCAAATTTACGATGCTGCAAATTCTGAATCTTTCACATAATAATTTGTCCGGTGGTCTTCCATCTTCACTAAGTGCTATGATCAGCTTATTAATCATTGACGTATCATATAATGAATTGGAGGGGGCTGTGCCTGAGAGCCCAGTCTTCCGGAAAGCTCCGGCGAAGTGGTTTGTCCACAACAAAGGTTTGTGTGGGGTCGTCAAAGGCCTGCCTCCATGTCTTTCTTATACTGCAAGGAAAGATGATGGAAGCAAGCACCACAGAGCAATTATCTCAGCTATCATTGCTTCCGTGGTCGTcttattcatcttacttgtttttcTGGGAGCGTTTTCACTGTTccagaagaccaagaaacattcCATGCCTTCCGAAAATAATGGCAACAAAGAAGGCATGACATTCTGTGTATTTAACTTTGATGGAAGATATGCATACAAGGATATCGTTGCAGCCACGGAGGATTTTAATGAAAAATACTGTATCGGAAGTGGTGCATATGGCAGCGTTTACAGAGCAGAATTAGCAAGCGGGCAGATGCTAGCAGTGAAGAAAATTCATCTGCAGGAAGACGAAACTACATCGAATGAGCAATCCTTTCAAAACGAGATACATACTCTTACTCAAATTCGACATCGAAATATCGTCAAGCTCTACGGATTCTGCTCCTCTGCTCGACACAAGtttctggtgtacgagtacatggagaGAGGAAGTTTGGGATCCCTCCTCAGAAGCGAAGCAGCAGCTGCCGAACTGGACTGGGTGAAGAGGGTGAACATTGTCAAAGATGTGGCTCGTGCTCTGTCCTACATGCATCATGATTGCGATCAGCCCATTGTTCATCGAGATATAACCACCAACAATATTCTGCTCGATTCAGAACTCAAGGCTTGTGTTTCTGACTTCGGTATTGCTCGACTCCTGAAGCCAGATTCATCAAATTGGAGCATGCTTGCCGGCACATATGGTTACTTGGCACCGG AGCTTGCTTATGAGATGAGAGTGACCACCAAATGCGATGTTTACAGTTTCGGAGTGGTCACGCTTGAGTTGCTAATAGGAGGACATGGGGAAGGACTCGTTTCCGTTCTGTCATTGCCTTCGTCGCCGAAAAACACGCTTGTGAAATATGTATTAGACCAGCGTCCATCACTCCCTACGACGGAGGTTGCAGACGAGGTAGCTGCAGTTTTGAGGTTGGCACTTTGCTGCGTGGAACATGACCCAGAGTCACGCCCAACAATGAAGCAGGTCTTTGGAACCCTATCGACTGTCAACACACTGCCGAGTCTCCCTTCTCTCGATGTGCTCAAGCTTTCTGACTTGATGAATGCTAAAATATGA
- the LOC135672146 gene encoding MDIS1-interacting receptor like kinase 2-like, which translates to MSNLELLDLSRNGLIGRIPYQIGNCMKLHLLKLNNNNLSGSIPFEIGNLVYLQDALDISHNSLTGEIPTQFGKLLMLQNLNLSHNGLTGNLPSTFRDMRSMFIIDVSYNELEGPVPDNKHFQEAPVEWFVHNKGLCGVVKGLPPCASSTANEHHGSKHHTVIILSIVASMVVLLLLLLFVGIALRFLKRKKHRVQAVNNPIKQGTFSVLNFDGKVAYKDIIEATEDFDEKYLIGTGAYGSVYRAELSSGEVLAVKKIHLSEHENTVDEQPFQNEIETLTRIRHRNIVKLYGFCSSPHHKFLVYEYVERGSLGSVLRIEAAAAELDWVKRVNIVKDVARALSYMHHDCVPPIVHRDVTSNNILLDSEFKACVSDFGIARLLNPDTSNWSMLAGTHGYLAPELAYTMRLTTKCDVYSFGVITFELLVGTYPGDIISTLSSSSGQSLFVKDILDQRVSLPVDQVADEVAAALTLAIHCVDINPETRPTMKQIFEKLSAQPSPASLHALKFSDLMTREL; encoded by the exons ATGTCCAACCTTGAACTTCTTGATCTGTCGAGAAACGGCTTGATAGGTAGGATACCATATCAGATAGGAAATTGCATGAAACTCCATTTGCTGAAGCTTAACAACAACAACCTCAGCGGAAGCATTCCTTTTGAGATAGGCAATCTGGTGTACCTTCAAGACGCACTCGACATCAGCCATAACTCTTTGACAGGGGAGATACCAACGCAATTCGGTAAATTGTTGATGTTGCAAAATTTGAATCTATCACACAATGGCTTGACGGGTAATCTTCCATCAACTTTTAGGGATATGCGTAGCATGTTCATCATCGATGTCTCATACAATGAATTGGAGGGTCCAGTTCCCGATAACAAGCATTTCCAGGAAGCTCCAGTAGAGTGGTTTGTCCACAACAAAGGTTTGTGTGGGGTTGTCAAAGGTTTGCCTCCATGTGCTTCATCTACTGCAAATGAACACCACGGAAGTAAGCACCACACAGTCATTATCTTATCTATTGTTGCATCTATGGTCGTCTTACTTCTCTTGCTTCTGTTCGTCGGAATTGCTTTGCGATTCCTGAAGAGGAAGAAACACAGAGTGCAAGCTGTCAATAATCCCATCAAACAGGGTACATTCTCTGTATTGAATTTTGATGGAAAAGTTGCATACAAGGATATCATCGAAGCAACAGAAGATTTCGATGAGAAGTACTTGATCGGAACCGGTGCATATGGCAGTGTTTATAGAGCAGAATTATCAAGTGGAGAGGTGCTAGCAGTGAAGAAAATTCACCTGTCCGAACACGAGAACACGGTGGACGAGCAACCCTTTCAGAATGAGATAGAAACTCTTACTCGAATCCGACATCGCAATATTGTCAAACTTTACGGATTCTGCTCCTCTCCTCACCACAAGTTTCTCGTGTACGAGTACGTGGAGAGAGGGAGTTTGGGATCCGTCCTCAGAatcgaagcagcagcagcagaattaGACTGGGTGAAGAGGGTGAATATTGTCAAAGATGTGGCTCGTGCTCTCTCCTACATGCATCATGATTGTGTTCCACCTATCGTTCATCGAGATGTAACCAGCAACAATATTCTACTGGATTCAGAATTCAAGGCTTGTGTTTCTGACTTCGGCATTGCTCGACTCCTGAATCCAGATACCTCAAACTGGAGCATGCTTGCCGGCACGCATGGTTACTTGGCACCAG AGCTCGCTTATACAATGAGACTGACCACCAAATGCGATGTGTATAGTTTTGGGGTGATCACATTCGAGTTGCTAGTGGGAACTTACCCAGGAGATATCATTTCTACCCTATCATCTTCCTCCGGCCAAAGCCTGTTTGTGAAAGATATATTAGACCAGCGTGTATCACTTCCGGTTGACCAAGTTGCAGATGAAGTAGCTGCAGCTTTAACATTGGCGATCCATTGCGTTGACATCAACCCAGAAACTCGCCCGACGATGAAGCAGATCTTTGAAAAGTTATCGGCGCAGCCGAGCCCGGCATCTCTCCATGCATTGAAGTTTTCTGATTTGATGACTCGAGAATTATGA
- the LOC135672147 gene encoding probable leucine-rich repeat receptor-like protein kinase At1g35710, which yields MACQLRRSSLSTTLLLLVFLSPFVVLVRAASVLGFQGRALLHWKSTLRSPQLLASWNVDSSPCNWTGVACNIARNGRLVISEIQLPNMSLAGPLDALNFSAFRSLANLNLSYNQLNGNIPPTISALSNLVSLDLAANRFTGRIPVEIGSVRALQFLNLSQNQISGPIPPSLSNLSRLTDMQLEKNMITDVIPEELGRLRKLTILDLWANQLNGSIPPSLGNLTNLYMLELAQNQLTGFIPRELGHLINLVHFSLSNNSLTGPIPSSVGNQSKLEILYLWMNELSGSMPPEIGKLHQLTNLSLEVNKLSGQIPPSIGISRNLIDLRLSYNHLSGPLPPEMNNITDMQRRSPTDPNAEQQQLPRSHSRNIEELYEPKECSSAS from the exons ATGGCATGTCAACTACGCAGAAGTTCTCTCTCCACCACACTACTCCTACTAGtatttctctctccttttgtTGTTCTTGTAAGAGCAGCTTCCGTGCTGGGGTTCCAAGGGAGAGCTCTACTCCATTGGAAGTCCACACTCCGAAGTCCGCAGTTGCTCGCGTCCTGGAACGTCGACTCCAGTCCATGCAATTGGACTGGGGTTGCATGCAACATCGCACGCAATGGGCGCTTGGTCATCTCCGAGATACAGCTGCCAAATATGAGCTTAGCGGGGCCACTCGATGCTCTTAATTTCTCGGCGTTCCGATCGCTTGCCAATCTCAACCTCAGCTACAACCAGCTGAACGGGAACATTCCCCCTACCATTTCGGCTCTCTCCAACCTCGTATCTCTTGATCTGGCTGCTAACAGGTTCACAGGCAGAATTCCTGTCGAGATTGGTTCCGTGAGGGCGCTTCAGTTCCTAAATCTTAGCCAGAATCAGATAAGTGGTCCTATACCTCCGTCTCTGAGCAACCTTAGTAGGCTTACAGACATGCAACTAGAAAAAAATATGATTACGGATGTCATCCCTGAGGAGTTGGGGAGACTTAGAAAGTTGACCATCCTTGATCTCTGGGCAAACCAACTCAATGGTTCCATCCCTCCTAGTTTAGGAAACTTGACAAACCTCTACATGTTGGAACTCGCTCAAAATCAATTAACGGGATTCATTCCTAGAGAACTAGGACACCTAATAAACCTGGTGCACTTCTCGCTCTCTAATAATAGCCTAACAGGTCCCATCCCTTCATCGGTGGGAAATCAGAGCAAGTTGGAGATCCTTTACCTTTGGATGAATGAATTGTCAGGTTCTATGCCTCCAGAAATTGGAAAGCTGCACCAACTCACTAACTTGTCTCTCGAAGTGAACAAACTCTCAGGCCAAATCCCACCATCAATTGGTATCTCAAGGAACCTCATCGATCTACGCTTATCCTATAACCATTTGTCTGGTCCTTTGCCTCCGGAGATGAACAACATTACAG ATATGCAAAGGAGGAGCCCTACGGATCCTAATGCTGAGCAACAACAGCTTCCAAGGTCCCATTCCCGCAACATTGAAGAATTGTACGAGCCTAAAGAATGTTCGTCTGCATCATAA